Genomic window (Pirellulales bacterium):
CCGGCGAAGTATCGGAGTTTGACGAGCTCGGCCGCCTGGGCGTCGGCCGCCGCCAGGCCGGCCAGGGCCTCGTCGACGGCCAGCACCTCTTCGGCATCCTGAGCGGCGGCAAGGTTGGCCTCGTCGAGCGGCACGCGGTCCCGGCCGCCGCCACGCTTACGGCTCCGCTTGCGACGGGCCCGATCCACCAAGATGCGCCGCATGGCCTCGGCCGCCGCGGCAAAAAAGTGCCCGCGGCTGTTCCAGTCTTGGGCCTGCTTCACGTCGACCAACCGCAGATACGCCTCGTGGACCAGGGCCGTGGCCTGCAAGGTTTGCCCCGGCTTTTCCTGCCCAAGCTTCTGCGCCGCCAGCCTTCGCAACTCATCGTAGACCAGCGGCAAGAGCTGCTCCGCGGCGTGCGGGTCGCCTTGCTCGATGGCTGATAAAATGCGAGTAACGTCGCTCATTCCCACTTGAACATACCCGACCGGAGGCCGAGGAGCAAAAGGCAGTCGCAGCGAATCGCGGCAATCGGCATAATCAACTTGATGATTGGCGAATTGTCGTTCCGTATCGCCCTGGCCGTCGTG
Coding sequences:
- a CDS encoding ECF-type sigma factor; the protein is MSDVTRILSAIEQGDPHAAEQLLPLVYDELRRLAAQKLGQEKPGQTLQATALVHEAYLRLVDVKQAQDWNSRGHFFAAAAEAMRRILVDRARRKRSRKRGGGRDRVPLDEANLAAAQDAEEVLAVDEALAGLAAADAQAAELVKLRYFAGLSIPEAAEALDISPRSADRLWAYARAWLRRAIEGE